In Clupea harengus chromosome 25, Ch_v2.0.2, whole genome shotgun sequence, one genomic interval encodes:
- the LOC105909233 gene encoding yjeF N-terminal domain-containing 3-like isoform X3, whose protein sequence is METELLTDYRFGLQQLTEIWGHACAIAVAKAFPLGSLGKRQPTVLVVCGPEQNGCVGLSCARYLRLFDYLPTVFYPKRSQQAVQQAFTVQCEKMDIPFLSYLPAEVQLINDAYKLVVDAVMGVQVELDSLGEPFTSILATLRNISTPIVSLDIPSGWQGCSSDTDRINPAVLISLMAPKTCSLSFQGTHFLAGRFLPYDLQKKYELCLPAFPGTDCIVQLLDAHT, encoded by the exons atggaaacagagcTGCTAACAGACTACCGCTTCGGGCTGCAGCAGCTGACGGAGATCTGGGGACACGCCTGCGCTATTGCTGTTGCGAAG GCCTTCCCCCTGGGCTCTCTGGGTAAGAGGCAGCCCACGGTGCTGGTGGTCTGCGGCCCGGAGCAGAATGGCTGTGTGGGATTGTCCTGTGCCAGATACCTGCGCCTGTTT GACTACCTTCCGACGGTGTTCTACCCGAAGCGTTCCCAGCAGGCCGTGCAGCAGGCCTTCACAGTGCAGTGTGAGAAGATGGACATCCCCTTCCTGTCCTACCTGCCCGCTGAG GTGCAGCTGATTAACGACGCCTATAAACTGGTGGTGGATGCAGTTATGGGGGTGCAGGTGGAGCTGGACAGTCTAGGGGAACCCTTCACCAGTATCCTAGCAACGCTCAGAAACATCAGCACCCCCATAGTGAGCCTGGACATAccgtcag GCTGGCAGGGCTGCAGTTCAGACACGGACCGGATCAACCCAGCTGTGCTCATCTCCCTCATGGCACCAAAGACATGCAGCCTCAGTTTCCAGGGGACCCATTTCCTTGCGGGACGCTTTCTACCTTACGACCTCCAGAAGAAATACGAGCTCTGCTTACCCGCATTCCCAGGCACCGACTGCATCGTCCAGCTCTTAGACGCTCACACTTAA
- the LOC105909233 gene encoding yjeF N-terminal domain-containing 3-like isoform X2: MNHAPHEELGEALRYLSKEEAVAMETELLTDYRFGLQQLTEIWGHACAIAVAKAFPLGSLGKRQPTVLVVCGPEQNGCVGLSCARYLRLFDYLPTVFYPKRSQQAVQQAFTVQCEKMDIPFLSYLPAEVQLINDAYKLVVDAVMGVQVELDSLGEPFTSILATLRNISTPIVSLDIPSGWQGCSSDTDRINPAVLISLMAPKTCSLSFQGTHFLAGRFLPYDLQKKYELCLPAFPGTDCIVQLLDAHT; this comes from the exons TAAAGAGGAAgcggttgccatggaaacagagcTGCTAACAGACTACCGCTTCGGGCTGCAGCAGCTGACGGAGATCTGGGGACACGCCTGCGCTATTGCTGTTGCGAAG GCCTTCCCCCTGGGCTCTCTGGGTAAGAGGCAGCCCACGGTGCTGGTGGTCTGCGGCCCGGAGCAGAATGGCTGTGTGGGATTGTCCTGTGCCAGATACCTGCGCCTGTTT GACTACCTTCCGACGGTGTTCTACCCGAAGCGTTCCCAGCAGGCCGTGCAGCAGGCCTTCACAGTGCAGTGTGAGAAGATGGACATCCCCTTCCTGTCCTACCTGCCCGCTGAG GTGCAGCTGATTAACGACGCCTATAAACTGGTGGTGGATGCAGTTATGGGGGTGCAGGTGGAGCTGGACAGTCTAGGGGAACCCTTCACCAGTATCCTAGCAACGCTCAGAAACATCAGCACCCCCATAGTGAGCCTGGACATAccgtcag GCTGGCAGGGCTGCAGTTCAGACACGGACCGGATCAACCCAGCTGTGCTCATCTCCCTCATGGCACCAAAGACATGCAGCCTCAGTTTCCAGGGGACCCATTTCCTTGCGGGACGCTTTCTACCTTACGACCTCCAGAAGAAATACGAGCTCTGCTTACCCGCATTCCCAGGCACCGACTGCATCGTCCAGCTCTTAGACGCTCACACTTAA
- the LOC105909233 gene encoding protein ALP1-like isoform X1 — protein MANGEQGEATSLYISCMMTIGVLRMQSAQLVRLIMERRRRRRRIMENLIQTNNMLLHFATVPQRSQRTVWMKSRNRIFWERDVLTLFDDEDWKANFRMTRKSFNKLCGIMEGVMKPEKVTVRAPIPLEMRVAIVLYKLASCAQYRVVGNQFGVHKSTVKKMVYQFCTGMVTSALGHFIKVPTTEEAISIANRFEQNFNIPQIIGCIDGTHIPVLPPSEGYKDFVNREGWPSYVLQGVVDDMYRFWSISCKMPGCSLDANVLRQSTLFSQAHLLPKEPREINGISISHFLLGDPAYPLMDWLMKGYTHSPDITPEQESFNAYLSSARTTGEIAFGRLKSRWRVLMKRSDFHYSFTPKVIATCCALHNFCENEKEAVNPNWSVDADTLASDLPQPGVRANSHADDTNGQTIRDALTEYMSENFPLRRPDL, from the exons ATGGCAAACGGAGAGCAAGGTGAAGCTACGTCCCTCTACATTTCGTGCATGATGACAATAGGAGTACTGCGAATGCAATCGGCGCAATTGGTTAGATTGATAATGGAGAGAAGACGCCGCCGCCGAAGGATCATGGAGAATTTAATACAGACCAACAATATGTTGTTGCACTTTGCCACTGTACCGCAAAGGTCTCAACGAACAGTCTGGATGAAGAGCAGAAACAGAATCTTCTGGGAGAGAGATGTTTTGACCTTATTTGACGACGAGGACTGGAAAGCGAACTTTCGCATGACTCGCAAATCTTTCAACAAGTTGTGTGGGATTATGGAAGGAGTCATGAAGCCCGAAAAGGTGACTGTTCGTGCACCAATACCGCTCGAAATGAGGGTCGCCATTGTTCTGTACAAGCTAGCCAGTTGTGCGCAATACAGAGTTGTGGGTAACCAGTTCGGCGTCCACAAATCGACGGTGAAGAAGATGGTGTACCAGTTCTGTACAGGAATGGTTACGTCGGCCTTGGGACACTTCATCAAGGTGCCCACGACAGAAGAAGCCATCAGCATAGCCAACAGATTCGAACAGAACTTCAACATCCCACAAATCATCGGGTGCATCGATGGAACCCACATTCCAGTTTTACCTCCAAGTGAAGGCTACAAAGACTTTGTGAATCGCGAAGGATGGCCGTCGTATGTCCTCCAAGGCGTAGTGGACGACATGTATCG CTTCTGGAGCATCAGCTGTAAGATGCCTGGGTGTTCTCTTGACGCTAACGTGCTGAGGCAATCGACGTTGTTCAGCCAGGCACACTTGTTACCAAAA GAACCAAGAGAAATCAATGGCATCTCAATCAGCCACTTCCTGTTGGGAGATCCAGCGTATCCTCTCATGGACTGGCTCATGAAAGGCTACACCCATTCCCCAGACATCACCCCAGAGCAGGAGTCCTTCAATGCCTACCTAAGCTCTGCAAGGACCACGGGAGAGATTGCGTTTGGGAGACTGAAGTCACGCTGGAGAGTTTTGATGAAGCGCAGTGACTTCCATTATTCATTCACCCCTAAAGTGATCGCTACCTGTTGTGCGTTGCACAATTTCTGTGAGAATGAGAAGGAAGCTGTGAATCCCAACTGGTCAGTGGACGCGGATACACTTGCATCGGACCTGCCACAGCCAGGTGTCCGTGCCAACAGTCACGCAGACGATACAAATGGACAGACGATCAGAGACGCCCTCACAGAGTACATGAGCGAAAACTTCCCCCTGCGCCGACCAGACCTTTAG